DNA from Acetobacter aceti NBRC 14818:
ACGGGATGTAATCTTTTTTTACCGGTTGAAAAAAGGATTACATCCCCGGCGTCCTCTTCTCAGATGACGCTCAGAATATGCGTGACAAGCGCATCAGCGTTTTCTTCCGCTGTAGCCCCGTCCGCCTTGATGTGCAGGTCGGCTTTTGTCGGCGCTTCATATGGCGCGCTGATGCCGGTGAAGTTCTCGATTTTGCCATCCCGTGCGGCCTTGTAGAGCTCCTTGGAATCACGCTGCTCACAGGTTGCAAGGCTGGTATCGACGAAGACCTCGTCAAACTCCTCACCGATGATCTTACGCGCCAGAGCGCGGTCAGCCACCAGCGGCGAGATCAGCGCCACGATCACAACCTGACCGGCCTGCGTGAGGATCTTGGCGACCTCGGCAGCACGGCGGACATTTTCGTGACGATCAGCCTCCGTGAAGCCCAGATCGCTGCACAGTCCCATGCGGAGTGTGTCGCCATCCAGCACGAACGCGTCGATACCGCGTGCAAACAGCTTTTTCTCGGCCAGACGGGCGATCGTGCTCTTGCCTGCACCCGAAAGGCCTGTCAGCCAGACGACACGCGCCTTGTGACCCTTGCTGCGTGCACGCTGCGCGCCGTCAACTTCGCCAGCCGACGGATGGATCGCGTAACCGTCCTTCAGATCAGCCGGGCCAAGCAGCGGCGCACCACCGACGATGCGCTGGTTACGATCAACCAGAACGCCGCGTCCATCCGACGTGCCGGGGGAGAACGGGTCGAACTGGATGGCTTCACCCGCCACAAGCGTGACATGCGCGAAACCCTCGGGACCGACTTCCTGCGCCTGTTGCTCGGTCAGATCGTCAAGACGCAGGACTGAGTCGATCGACGCCACCGTCACCTGATGCTCGGCAGTGGAAAGGCGCAGACGGAAGCTCTCGCCAACCCGCAGAGGCTCCTGACGCAGCCAGAACAGGTGGGCGCGGATACGGGCCGTTTTCTCGGGAGCCTGATGCGGCAGGAAGAGCATGTCACCACGGGCGGGGATCACGTCCGGCTCAAGAACCAGCGCGATGGACTCACCGGCCTCGGCTTCCTTGCGCTCCAGAGCGTGCCAGCGAGCAACCTTCGCCACACGGGCCTTGCTGCCCTGCGTGCCGATCTCCACCGTATCACCCTCACGGATGACGCCGCGCTCGATGCGACCAGCGACATAGCGCACGTCGTCATAGCGATAGACATCCTGCACAGGCATGCGGAACGGCAGGGCGGCGCGGGTGTTGCCACTCGGGACGGCAGCCAGAGCCTCGGTCAGGATCGGGCCGGTGTACCAAGGCGAGCGCTCGGAACGGCTGGCGATGTTGTCGCCGTCACGAGCGGAAGCAGGAACGAACAGGGATGGCGTCAGGTCAAGCTGGGCCAGCAGGTCTGTCACGGACTTTTCGACGGCGCGGATCTTCTGCTCGTCGAAGCCCAGCAGGTCAGCCTTGTTCAGCAGAACGATGATGTGGCGGATACCGATCAGGCGCAGCAGCATCGCATGACGACGGGTCTGCTCCTGAGCGCCTTCGTTGGCGTCCACCACCAGAACGGCGGCTTCGGCATCGGCGGCGCCGGTAATCATGTTACGTAGGAACTGACGGTGGCCCGGCGCATCGACGATCACGAACTGACGGTTACCAAGACGGAACGGGATACGGGTAGAATCAACCGTCACGCCCTGATCGCGCTCGATCTGGAGGCTGTCGAGCAGGAAGCTCCATTCGACGGCCAGACCGCGCTTCTTGGAGGACTCGATGATCTGCTGGACCTTGCCGTCCTGCAGATTGTCAGTGTCGTACAGCAGGCGGCCGATCAGGGTGGATTTGCCGTGATCAACATGGCCGACAATGACGATAGGCGTTGCCGTATCGAGCAGAGCCTCGCGGTCAGCGGGGTCGAGGCGTGCGGCGGATAATGTGTCGCTCATGGTGTCTGTTCCCAGCTCTCAGAGATAACCGGCGACACGCAGCCGCTCGAATGCGTCTTCGGATTCATGGTCCATGGCGCGGCCAGCACGTTCGGACGTCTTGGTGGTCTCAAGTTCCGCGATGACCTCGGCCACGGTGGAGGCGTTGCTCTCAACCGGAAAGGTGATGTCGGAATCGCCCAGCGAGCGGTAACGTTTGCCGTTCTTGGCGAAATACAGGTCCACCAGCGGAATGTTCTCACGCTCGATGTAGCGCCAGATGTCGATCTCACGCCATGAGAGCAGCGGATGCACGCGGATATGCATGCCTTCCTCGTGCGGCGTGGCATACTGGTCCCAGAACTCGGGCGGCTGGTTGCGGATGTCCCACTTGTGGGATGCGCCACGCGGGCTGAACACGCGCTCCTTGGCGCGGGTGCCCTGTTCGTCCCGGCGGATGCCGGCGATGACGCCCTGAAGCTTGTTTTTCTCGATCATGCTGGCGAGACCAGCGGTCTTGCGGGCGGCAGACCGGGCGGCAGGCGGCAGGGTTGGATCCATTTCCTCGACCGGCGGGCAGTAGCCCAGGAGCAGATCGAGATTCCACTTTTTGGTGTATTCGTCGCGGAACGCATACATCTCGGGGAATTTCTTCTCCGTATCGACATGCATAACGGGGAACGGCACGCGACCCATGAACGCCTTGCGGGCGAGCCAGACCATGACGTTGGAATCCTTGCCGAGCGACCACAGCATGGCCAGCGGCTTCAGCTTCCGATACGCCTCGCGGAGGATGAAGACGCTCTGCGCTTCAAGTTGATCGAGATGATCCATGATTAAGTGGAACCTTCTTATGCTGTCAGGCCGAATACTGTCAGGTGGGGCGGTGGATGCCACATTCGACTTTTGCCATACCAGCCCAGCGGCCGGCACGGGGATCTTCATTTTCGCCCACCGGCCGTGTGCAGGGCGCACAGCCGATCGAGGGGTAACCTTTGGAGGCCAGCGGATGACGAGGCAAGCCGCGTCGGGTCATTTCCGCGTCAATTTCCTCTCTGGTCCAGTCGGCCAGAGGATTGATCTTGATGCGTCCCTCGCCATCCGTCTCAATTACTTCCATGCGGTTGCGTGTCGCGGCCTGTGAACGCTTCCGTCCGGTAATGAGCGCAGGGTAGGGCAGGGATGCCGCATCAAGCGGCTCGACCTTGCGCATCTTGCAGCAGGCATCTGGATCGAACGCCCAGAGCTGTCCTTCCGGATCACGATCCTGAAGGGTGCGCTCCGAGGGACGAACGTCAATCACATCGAGCAGGCCAAGGGTGCGGGCCAGTTCGTGGCGATATTCGATGGTCTCCGGGAAGTGCATGCCGGTCTCGAGAAACAGGACCGGTATGGCGGGATCGACCTCAGCCGCCAGCGCCAGAAGGAGAGCAGACTCAGCCCCGAACGACGACAGCACGGCGACCTGTCCCGGAAGCACCTCGCAGGCGGCTTTCAGGACGGCTTGTGCATCGCTTCCGGCTGCCCGAAGCGTATCGATCTGTTGCTGGGTGACACTCACGTCAGATATCCCTGCTGTTTAATACGACTGAACGCCGTGATTTAGTGGGGATGTAGAGTATCAGAGTTACAAATTCAAGACGTATAACGGAATTTCATAAGAGAGTTTAATGTTAATTGAACTATATATAATAGTGAAATTGATTTCGTCGTTTGATAAAACAGTATGATAGGCTTGGCCGACGTTGTGACCGGGTTCGCAACGCCGCATGCTTTCCGGAGAAGAAACATGAAGCTTTATTATTCGCCAGGCGCCTGCTCTCTTGCTTCCCATATCATACTGAAAGAAACCGGCCTGCCGCATTCACTGGAAAAAGTCGATCTGAAAACAAAAAAAACCGAAACAGGCGAGGATTTTCTTACCATCAACGGCCGTGGGGCCGTCCCGGCGCTTGAGACCGCCCCCGGCGTTTATCTGACGCAGAATGTGGCCATTCTTCCTTATATCGGCGACCATTCAACTGTTCCGGCTTTCAAACCGGCAGCCGGTTCTCTTGAGCGGGCTCGTCTGGCGGAAGCGCTTGGCTTTTGCGAAGACATTCATTCGGCTGTTGGTGTGCTTTTTGTTGATGTTCTGGAGCCCTCCGTCCGCGAACGGCTTGTCGGTCTGGCGCATCGCAGGCTGGGTCAGTTCGAAGCCATGCTGACGGAAGGGCGCGACTACTGGCTTGAGACAGGCTTTACACAGGCAGACGCACTGGCGTTTGTCATTCTCAGCTGGGCCAAACCGTTGAATCTCGACCTTTCGCCCTACATCAAAGCCGTTGCATTGCGCGACCGGGTTGCGGCTCGTCCTGCCGTGCAGGCCGCCCTCAAGGAAGAAGGGCTGGCTTAACCTCTCTGTCCGCCCATATTTGCGGTGTTACAGACAGGTCGGGATTTTGCCTTACGCACTCTTCATTCAGCGCGGATGGAGAGTGTGTCTTCTCTTTCATGGTTTCAATCTGGGCTTCCCAATGCGTCACGCAGGGATGTTGTGAACTGTCCCGGCGCGAGCGGCTTGGGCTGGGTCGGGGCAGGGGCCCAGGCGCTCATCACCGCCAGATGGAGGGGAAGGGACAGAATCCCTTCCTCATCTCCGCATTTCTCTGCCAGCCCTTCGAGCGCGGCGGGAAAAAGCGCCGGGTCGGGAATACGCCGGTCCCGCAGCGTCAGGGCGTTGGTCTCCCCCGCCGCCCTCAGGTCCCGAAACAGCGCCAGTCCTGAACGGTAACGGATATCCATCACGTCCGCGTCCACAACAGGCAGGGCAAATCCCGCTCGTTGAAGCAGGGACGCGCAGTCTCGCAGCGTCGGAAAAGGCGAGACATGAGGTGAAACACCGCCGCTCAGAGCCAGTTCCGCTTCCTCGAACCCCGCACGCAAGGGGGCGAGCGTTGGCAGCACAGGCATGCTGGCCAGAAAAAGACCGTCCGGCTTCAGGATTTTCCTGATCTGAAGGAGTGCGCCGGGCAGATCGTTCACCCAGTGCAGCGAAAGGCTGGCGATCACCAGATCGAAGCTGTTCTCGGCAAAAGGGAGAAATTCCTCATCGGCACAGACTGTCAGCGTGCCGGTTCTGTCCCTGACATGACGCGCCATACGAGGCGACAGGTCACTGCTGACAACCTCAATTCCCCGCATCTGTAGGCTGGACGCCGTCGCACCTCGGCCACCGATATCGAGCGCCAGCGGGAAGGAGCGTGTCAGATCGTCCAGCCGCTCAATCAGACGGTCAGCGGCTTCTTCCAGAATGGCGGAAACATCATCAAGAGTGTTCGCTGCACGATCCCGATGCAGTCTGACTGTATGGCGGTCGAAGATGGCATGGTGATGTTCCATGCTGGAAATATGTGCGCCGGTCTTCTGTCTGTGCCAAGAGGAAAGCACAGGATGGAACGGTATATTCATCACAGTGACGGCAGATCAGGGCCAGTAAAGCGATGCCAGCAACCTCACATCAGCAGGTCGGTTCATCATGACGCTTCTTACAGGGCGTTTTGGCAGGGCGATCAGAGCCACGGGCCGCTTTGCATTGGATCTCGTGCTGCCTCCTACCTGCTCATCCTGTGGCGAGGAAGTGGATCAGCCGCATTCACTCTGTCCGGCCTGCTTCGTCAGGATGCACCCGATCGGCGAGCCTCGCTGCGATCAGTGCGGGGTCCCGCTTCCCGCTTCTACCCATCTTGGACGGGATGCGCGTTGCGTCTCCTGTGAACTTCATCCTCCACCCTGGTCGAAAGCCCGGGCGGCCTATGTGTATGACGAGGGATCACGCGACCTGATCCTGTCGCTGAAATATGCTGACCGCACCCAGAACGCCATCATTCTGGCGCGGCAGATGAACCGGGCCGGGCGAGATATTCTGGAGCGGGCGGACTGGCTGATCCCGGTTCCCGTTCACTGGCGCCGATTGCTTGAGCGGAAATACAATCAGGCAGCACTACTGGCCCGTGCGGTGAGCCGACTGTCATCCGTCCCCGTGTTCGTGGATGCTCTCCAGCGGCCTAGGGCCACCAGCCGTCTCGCCAGTTTTTCCGCCGAGGAGCGGGCGAAGGAAATGCAGGATGCTATCCGGATCAGACCACGAAACGCCGAGACGATCAGAGGGAAGCGCGTCGTGCTGGTGGATGACATTCTGACAACAGGCTCGACCGCGGCGGCCTGCACACAGGCTCTTCTTTCTGCCGGAGTGGAAACTGTCTGTCTGCTGGCGGCGGCGCGGACCACGCCGGATACGCACGACGATATAAGTCGGCCAGACCTCTCGGAGGATTAGCGGACACAGACAGCTTCTCTAATGCCTCGTCAGAATGCTTTTCTGTATCGGCTTTCATATGACAGCGGGCAATGACACGCTATGATAGGGCATATCGAAGCAGTGTCGGGCATGAGCCCGCCTCACAGTGACGGAATGCGAATGCCAAAGATCGAGATCTACACCCAGCCTGGCTGCCCCTACTGCATTCGGGCCGTAGCGCTTCTTGAAAAGAAGAAGGTGCCTTTCACAGAGATAAATGCGCCGCATGGCACGCAGGAGCGTGTGGATTCACGGGAGCGCTCTGGCGGCAAGACCACGGTTCCGCAGATTTTTGTGGATGGAAAAGGCATTGGCGGCTGTGACGATCTGTTCGCTCTTGAACGGAGCGGAAGACTGGACGCCCTGTTACAGGCCGCCTGAAACAGCCCATGATCCACTATCAACTCCGCTGCGTCTCCGATCATGAATTCGAAGGATGGTTCAGGGATTCTTCCGCCTTCGAGGATCAGGCTGCGCACGGACTTCTTTCCTGTCCTTTTTGTGGAACGGCAAAAGTCGACAGGGCGCTGATGGCGCCTGCAGTGCGTTCATCGCGGCAAAAAAAGAATGAACAACAGGAGCAGCCTGTCGCCGCTGCCGAAGTGCCTGCAACATCTGTTGCCGGGCAGGCTGGTATTCCCGATGCCCTACTGTCGGCACTTCAGAAAATGCGGCAGGAAGTGGAAAGCAAATGCGAGAATGTCGGCGACCGGTTTGCCGAGGAAGCCCTTCGCATCCATCATGGCGAGGCCGAAGAACGCGGTATTTATGGGTCCATGACCTCTGAAGACCATGAACGACTTGAGGATGAAGGCGTTTCAGTTCAAAGGCTTCCCTGGGTACAGCCTGCCGAGGGATAACCGTTCCGTTCACTGGAACCGGTTGCCACCGGGTAACCGGAAGGATGAAATACGTGACTGCTGATTTGCCGCCAGAAACTCCCGGTCGTTCATTATCCGCCATCACGGTTGGAAAAGCGGCTGTCCGGCTGATTCTCGCTGCTTTTGTAGGATTTGCCGCCCCTGCTGTAACGGCTTCCGTCCACGCGGCTGAACCATCAAGTGCCGCCATTCCGCAGGATGCCTCCATCATGGGGATGTGGCTGAGCGAAAAGCATGACGGCATCTTCCGGATTGCACCGTGTGGCGATTCTGTCTGCGGCACGCTGATCGGCTTGTCTTACGGCCCGAAAGAGCCCATGCCACGCGCCAAGGATGGCCGCGCAGAATGTAATCTGGTCATGCTCACAGGATTCCGTCCGATGGAGGATGATCCCGGACGCTGGGAAGGCAAGATCCTCGATCCGGACGCAGGCAATCTGTATCACGCACAAATCTGGTCACCGAAGCCGGATATTCTGAAGCTGCGTGGTTATATTCTGGTGCCGGTCTTCGGCGAAACCCAGACATGGAGCCGCTACCACGGCACGATCGGCCCCGAGTGTCGCATGCCAGCCAATCCTTGAGGATTTGAAAGAAGGTCTCGTGCGGGGTGGACGTCACCCCGTCACGTGACTAAGGCATGGGCCACAAGAACGATCATTTCTGAAAAGCGGGAGCAGGTTCTGACGACGCGATGAGGTTTTCGGGTTCTCCCGCGACACGATCGTCTGCCGGTCGCTGGTTTATCGTCGCTCTCACCCTCATTGGTCTGCTGGGGCAGCTTGCCCTGCAGGGCCTCGCCTCGCCGGGCGAAACACCCCGGACCGCCATTCTCCGCCTGACCGGGATCGATATCAGCCCCAGGGCTGTCGTTTCAGGTCATCTGCCCGGCCATGAAATGAGCGGCATGCACATGGGACACGGCTCTTCAGCCGATGGTCATCATGTCATGCCCATGCCGGATCATCATGGACATTCCGGAGAAGAGCATCACCACGACAGCGACTGTCCTCTCTGTCCGCTGTTACTGTTTTTCGGCATTCTCCTGAATGCGACGGTCTTTCTTCCGGCCGTCAGCGAGGTCTGGCTATCCATGCGACGGTTCTTCGCGCAACCACGGGCACCACCCGCTTTCACCCTGCTGTTGCCACCGGCGACAGGGCCTCCACTCGCCATCTGAACATCTTCCGCCATCGCACTTCATAGTTGACCGAATGGGCGCTTCAGCGTGCGCGTCTGTCGGTGACTTCTGCGATCGACTTCTGTTCAGATCACAGGATAGCCCTGTCATGTTTACTCCCGGCCACAAGCACGCCCTGCTGTGCTCTGTCTTCACGCTTGGATTTATTGTTTCTGTTTCACCACTCTCCGTGTTCAGCGCCCGCGCTGCCACGTTTGATCTGACTCCGGCAAAGAGCCTTTCCCGCGTTTCACCCAAATCTTCTCAGACAAAGGTGTCAGCTGAGAAGGATGCCACCGGGCAGACCAAGATTGTTGCTCATGCGGATGAGAACATCATCGTCAATGCAATCAGGCTGCGCGATCGTACCAATCCCGACACCACATCGCTTTTTCGCCACAGCCTTGGTTTCAGCTCCTATTCTGCGGGAGGCGTCTCCGCGCTCCCCGTGCTGAACGGCATGGCCGATGACCGTGTCGCCACGATTGTCGACGGCATGAGGATTGCCTCAGCCTGTCCGAACCACATGAATCCCGCACTCTCCTATGTCGACCCAGATTCAGTCGCGACGGCGCAGGCGATTGCTGGCATTACTCCTGTGAGCATCGGCGGTGACAGCACGGGTGGCAGTATCGTGGTGGAGCGGCGCGATCCTCTGTTTGCAGAACACGGAAAACTCCTCGTCACCGGGCATGTGCGGGGGGATTACCGCAGCAATGGCGGCGGCTCTGGTGCATCGGGCACCATAACCGTGGCCAATGACACATGGAGCCTGCGCTATACCGGGTCCTACGCCCACGCGAGCAACTATCGGACGGGCGGAAGCAACAGCAGGCAGGTCCGATCCACCAGCTATCTGAGCTTCAATCACGCCGTTACTGCCGGTTTTCACAAGGACAATCACCTCGCGTCCGTCACCTTCGGTCAGCAGGATATTCCCTACGAGGGCTTTCCCAACCAGTACATGGACATGACCAACAACCGGTCCACCTATGTGAACGGCAAATACAAGGGCGATTTCGACTGGGGCAATCTGGAAGCGCGGGCCTACTGGCAGCGGGTCGATCATGTGATGAACATGATGAACGACAAAGGCGGCCATACCGCCACTACCGGCATGCCGATGAATACGGACTCCCGTTCAGTCGGCTACAGCCTCAAGGCGACCATTCTTCTTGCGCCGAAGCATACGCTCACTCTTGGCAGCGAGTTCGAGCATAACGGCCTGAACGACTGGTGGCCGCCTCTGACCGGCAGCATGATGATGGGGCCGAACACGTTCCATAACATAAACAACGGTCACCGCGATCGGCTGGGACATTACGCGGAATGGAACGCCCAATGGCTGCCCCGCCTGTCCACTTTGCTCGGCTTTCGCAGTGATCTCATCATGATGAATACAGGGCAGATAGCACCCTATTCATGGACCGGCATGATGTCGATGGCCGACGCCATGGCCGCTCAAAAGTTCAACGCGTCGTCACGGGGACGCACCGACACGAACTTCGATGTGACAGCGCTCGTTCGCTGGCATCCGCTGGATAGTCTGTCGATTGAAGGCGGATATGCCCGTAAGACGCGGTCTCCCAACCTTTATGAGCGCTATTCCTGGGCACAAGGGGGAATGGCTACCAGCATGATCGGCTGGTTCGGTGATGGAAACGGCTATGTCGGTAATCTCAACCTGTCCCCGGAAGTCGCCAATACGGCCAGCTTCACCGTCACATGGCATGATCCGACCGACGATGGCTGGGAAGTGAAAGTTCAGCCGTATTACACCTACACCCACAACTATATAAATGTTGTGCGGATCGGTTCTCTTTCGAACGGCCTGTCGCAGCTTCAGTTCGTGAATCACAATGCCCAGAGCTACGGCATCAATTCCTCGGCCAGAGCGCGGCTGTGGAAAACAGAAGCGTATGGAACAGGTGAAATCCGCGCCAATCTGAACTGGGTGCGCGGTCAGGATCTACAGAATCACTCTGGCCTGTATCACCAGATGCCAACCAACGGCACTGTAGGGCTCTACGAAACCTACCAGAACTGGACGGGACGGATTGAAACCACTCTGGTCAAGAGCAAAAGCACCGTTGACTGGGTCAGAAACGAGCCCCGCACTCCGGGATATGTGCTGCTTGGACTTGGCGGCAGCTATCGCTGGCGGAATTTCCTGCTGGATGCCAGCATCGAGAATATCTGTAACCAGAAATACTATCTGCCGCTGGGAGGCATGTCGCTGGGAGACTACAAGGCGACCGGTATCATGAGCCCGCTTCAGGGCATGGGACGGTCTTTCAATGTCAGTCTGACGGCCTCTTTCTGAGCTCACCAACGAGGCAGAAGTTAGTCGAGATTATCTCGGCTTTTTCTGCCTTGGTAACTGGCGTTGGATTGTGGACGATGTCGTTGGTGATGCCGCGAAATGTAAGCTCAATCTTTTAGAGACGTTGTCAATTGAGATTGAACCTGGGGGATAAGGATTTTTCAGTTAATGGCAATAAACCTGCCTCCATTTTCAGCAAAAATGAAATGAAAACATAATGATCTCTAGAGAGAATATCCAAACCAGCGCAGCACTCCCATCGTCGCCATATAAAGCCCGAACGTGAGACAGCAT
Protein-coding regions in this window:
- a CDS encoding methyltransferase domain-containing protein, which codes for MEHHHAIFDRHTVRLHRDRAANTLDDVSAILEEAADRLIERLDDLTRSFPLALDIGGRGATASSLQMRGIEVVSSDLSPRMARHVRDRTGTLTVCADEEFLPFAENSFDLVIASLSLHWVNDLPGALLQIRKILKPDGLFLASMPVLPTLAPLRAGFEEAELALSGGVSPHVSPFPTLRDCASLLQRAGFALPVVDADVMDIRYRSGLALFRDLRAAGETNALTLRDRRIPDPALFPAALEGLAEKCGDEEGILSLPLHLAVMSAWAPAPTQPKPLAPGQFTTSLRDALGSPD
- a CDS encoding glutathione binding-like protein, with translation MKLYYSPGACSLASHIILKETGLPHSLEKVDLKTKKTETGEDFLTINGRGAVPALETAPGVYLTQNVAILPYIGDHSTVPAFKPAAGSLERARLAEALGFCEDIHSAVGVLFVDVLEPSVRERLVGLAHRRLGQFEAMLTEGRDYWLETGFTQADALAFVILSWAKPLNLDLSPYIKAVALRDRVAARPAVQAALKEEGLA
- a CDS encoding DUF2946 family protein, whose protein sequence is MRFSGSPATRSSAGRWFIVALTLIGLLGQLALQGLASPGETPRTAILRLTGIDISPRAVVSGHLPGHEMSGMHMGHGSSADGHHVMPMPDHHGHSGEEHHHDSDCPLCPLLLFFGILLNATVFLPAVSEVWLSMRRFFAQPRAPPAFTLLLPPATGPPLAI
- a CDS encoding DUF2147 domain-containing protein gives rise to the protein MKYVTADLPPETPGRSLSAITVGKAAVRLILAAFVGFAAPAVTASVHAAEPSSAAIPQDASIMGMWLSEKHDGIFRIAPCGDSVCGTLIGLSYGPKEPMPRAKDGRAECNLVMLTGFRPMEDDPGRWEGKILDPDAGNLYHAQIWSPKPDILKLRGYILVPVFGETQTWSRYHGTIGPECRMPANP
- the cysC gene encoding adenylyl-sulfate kinase, which produces MSDTLSAARLDPADREALLDTATPIVIVGHVDHGKSTLIGRLLYDTDNLQDGKVQQIIESSKKRGLAVEWSFLLDSLQIERDQGVTVDSTRIPFRLGNRQFVIVDAPGHRQFLRNMITGAADAEAAVLVVDANEGAQEQTRRHAMLLRLIGIRHIIVLLNKADLLGFDEQKIRAVEKSVTDLLAQLDLTPSLFVPASARDGDNIASRSERSPWYTGPILTEALAAVPSGNTRAALPFRMPVQDVYRYDDVRYVAGRIERGVIREGDTVEIGTQGSKARVAKVARWHALERKEAEAGESIALVLEPDVIPARGDMLFLPHQAPEKTARIRAHLFWLRQEPLRVGESFRLRLSTAEHQVTVASIDSVLRLDDLTEQQAQEVGPEGFAHVTLVAGEAIQFDPFSPGTSDGRGVLVDRNQRIVGGAPLLGPADLKDGYAIHPSAGEVDGAQRARSKGHKARVVWLTGLSGAGKSTIARLAEKKLFARGIDAFVLDGDTLRMGLCSDLGFTEADRHENVRRAAEVAKILTQAGQVVIVALISPLVADRALARKIIGEEFDEVFVDTSLATCEQRDSKELYKAARDGKIENFTGISAPYEAPTKADLHIKADGATAEENADALVTHILSVI
- a CDS encoding TonB-dependent receptor; translated protein: MFTPGHKHALLCSVFTLGFIVSVSPLSVFSARAATFDLTPAKSLSRVSPKSSQTKVSAEKDATGQTKIVAHADENIIVNAIRLRDRTNPDTTSLFRHSLGFSSYSAGGVSALPVLNGMADDRVATIVDGMRIASACPNHMNPALSYVDPDSVATAQAIAGITPVSIGGDSTGGSIVVERRDPLFAEHGKLLVTGHVRGDYRSNGGGSGASGTITVANDTWSLRYTGSYAHASNYRTGGSNSRQVRSTSYLSFNHAVTAGFHKDNHLASVTFGQQDIPYEGFPNQYMDMTNNRSTYVNGKYKGDFDWGNLEARAYWQRVDHVMNMMNDKGGHTATTGMPMNTDSRSVGYSLKATILLAPKHTLTLGSEFEHNGLNDWWPPLTGSMMMGPNTFHNINNGHRDRLGHYAEWNAQWLPRLSTLLGFRSDLIMMNTGQIAPYSWTGMMSMADAMAAQKFNASSRGRTDTNFDVTALVRWHPLDSLSIEGGYARKTRSPNLYERYSWAQGGMATSMIGWFGDGNGYVGNLNLSPEVANTASFTVTWHDPTDDGWEVKVQPYYTYTHNYINVVRIGSLSNGLSQLQFVNHNAQSYGINSSARARLWKTEAYGTGEIRANLNWVRGQDLQNHSGLYHQMPTNGTVGLYETYQNWTGRIETTLVKSKSTVDWVRNEPRTPGYVLLGLGGSYRWRNFLLDASIENICNQKYYLPLGGMSLGDYKATGIMSPLQGMGRSFNVSLTASF
- a CDS encoding DUF1178 family protein; amino-acid sequence: MIHYQLRCVSDHEFEGWFRDSSAFEDQAAHGLLSCPFCGTAKVDRALMAPAVRSSRQKKNEQQEQPVAAAEVPATSVAGQAGIPDALLSALQKMRQEVESKCENVGDRFAEEALRIHHGEAEERGIYGSMTSEDHERLEDEGVSVQRLPWVQPAEG
- a CDS encoding phosphoadenylyl-sulfate reductase; its protein translation is MSVTQQQIDTLRAAGSDAQAVLKAACEVLPGQVAVLSSFGAESALLLALAAEVDPAIPVLFLETGMHFPETIEYRHELARTLGLLDVIDVRPSERTLQDRDPEGQLWAFDPDACCKMRKVEPLDAASLPYPALITGRKRSQAATRNRMEVIETDGEGRIKINPLADWTREEIDAEMTRRGLPRHPLASKGYPSIGCAPCTRPVGENEDPRAGRWAGMAKVECGIHRPT
- the cysD gene encoding sulfate adenylyltransferase subunit CysD is translated as MDHLDQLEAQSVFILREAYRKLKPLAMLWSLGKDSNVMVWLARKAFMGRVPFPVMHVDTEKKFPEMYAFRDEYTKKWNLDLLLGYCPPVEEMDPTLPPAARSAARKTAGLASMIEKNKLQGVIAGIRRDEQGTRAKERVFSPRGASHKWDIRNQPPEFWDQYATPHEEGMHIRVHPLLSWREIDIWRYIERENIPLVDLYFAKNGKRYRSLGDSDITFPVESNASTVAEVIAELETTKTSERAGRAMDHESEDAFERLRVAGYL
- the grxC gene encoding glutaredoxin 3, whose protein sequence is MPKIEIYTQPGCPYCIRAVALLEKKKVPFTEINAPHGTQERVDSRERSGGKTTVPQIFVDGKGIGGCDDLFALERSGRLDALLQAA
- a CDS encoding ComF family protein; this translates as MTLLTGRFGRAIRATGRFALDLVLPPTCSSCGEEVDQPHSLCPACFVRMHPIGEPRCDQCGVPLPASTHLGRDARCVSCELHPPPWSKARAAYVYDEGSRDLILSLKYADRTQNAIILARQMNRAGRDILERADWLIPVPVHWRRLLERKYNQAALLARAVSRLSSVPVFVDALQRPRATSRLASFSAEERAKEMQDAIRIRPRNAETIRGKRVVLVDDILTTGSTAAACTQALLSAGVETVCLLAAARTTPDTHDDISRPDLSED